Genomic window (Arachis hypogaea cultivar Tifrunner chromosome 13, arahy.Tifrunner.gnm2.J5K5, whole genome shotgun sequence):
tcttttagcttcaagaaAAACATTCCCaattttctcacaaacaactaaacaaacaaacttcttaaaaataacttcaaaacccaaatcacataattgactaacactaagtaaattatgtttcaagctatgtacaaggagaacatcatttatacaagatgagaaatttttacccactttcccaacagccacaatttttccttttgcatcatcaccgaaagtgacaagccctccatcatattcatcaagctttatgaagaaggttgtctttccggtcatatgcctagagcatccgctgtccatataccacatattttccttccttttggatgctaggcatacctacaaaacaagcttaagtaaccttaggtatccaaatctttttggatccttttacgttaaaccatcttctatgtcctaagccattgtaatcaaaaacaattttataaacctTATCACcgatcattctttcaccaaaaaaacattgaatgggaaagtgtccatttcggttgcatagtctacaaaatcttggagttgctgttttgttaaagtaggtgggatcttgaaatcttgtatcattagaagatgaagcaatattttcaaaatgagatttttcagcagatttataaaaccccaacccagccttgtcataaagaggtttttgactagccaagatgtgattcagattttcagaactttgggtgaacttggctaagtcttccttaagccttttaacctctttaagcaactcttcattttgcttaaagCAATCTACATATGCAAGAACAGAATAGTTACTTTCACAGCTCTTAATttgggctcttaactgcttattttcctcaacaagatcacaagcagtttcggcctctcttaCTTTCTctttaagaaaactattttcagctttaagaatggtaATTTGTTGTTCAAGCTCTTGATTTTCCagtagaaaacatcttattttttcagaaaggtggtctatcataagatgaagattttcagtgttagggttatgaaagactacctgatctatgtgatctgccatgagacattgttgtgacttggtctcggtttcttcatcatcatcatctgagttattctccaagtcttcccatgaggccatcagtcccttcttcttaACTCTTTtcggcttctcctccttctttaacttgggacaatcagatttgaaatgctcCATTTCCTTGCAGctgtaacaagttactttgctaaggtctttcttcactctccttgagctgctgcctttgcctttaagcttcatcatttttctgaattttttggcaaacaacacaaattcatgttcagaggagttatcactggattcttcatccagagggttagtcatagaagaaaaagcaattcctttcttttttgaatcttttttcaaataggtgttttcaaaagcaagaagatttcctctcaaatcatcaactgtcatggaatctaagctactgctcttagaaataattaaagcttttgtttcccactcttttgtgagacatctcaacactcttctcactagcacagattcagaatttgtaattcccagagcatctaagccaacaatgatggcgTTGAACCGTTCGAatagttcatcaatggactctccttccttcattgcaaacatttcatactctctattcaacatgtctgtccgagtcttctttacaatggtggttccttcatgggtgatttgcaatttgttccagattttctttgccgttgtgcatcttgatacccgtcggtactcctcaaagctgatagcacagtttaGCAGATTTACTGCCTTGGCATTTAATTCTatcttcttcctatcttcctcagtccatcttgcttctggtttaagagtgactactccttctgcacttgtggtagttggaaattgaggcccttccaggataatcttccaaagtctgtaatccactgcttgtacaaatatcttcatcctctccttccaataggtataattttttccactgaaaagaggaggtctgttgcttgattgaccttcagtcAGATTATAGGACACCACATTTATACCACTATtctctgccatgaggatctttactccaagctgcaaagcttgatctctttgagaccaagctctgataccaattgatggttttagtggctaagagaagggggggttgaatcttagcccccttttcgcttgctaacacttgctggacttagaggagacttttctgtttttagctcatCACTTCACACGAGactatttttcttttgtctcgtccctagccacgagacttttctttttgtctcgtcacttggcacgagatatttttggtttttgctcctgtgcagcgGAAACAGAAATGTagtagagaagagaagaagattacacacagatatatcctggttcagctgctaagtgcagtgcagcctacatccagtctccatcacaaatatgatggaatttcactataatcaatctgattacaaactgtaaagtgctaacccaacttacaaagggattcccacagaatcatgaaacacaacatagatgaacaaaggaactctaagacatctatggctttttcttttaattttacacTCTTtgtctttttccgctctatggctttttcatacaaacctcattgtttgcctttttccatgagactcaagacatgacaaaattaaacagaaaaatacaaaacagaatacattgaaggagaagaaaatctgtaagcttaggtagctatgagaatcttgtgccttgcactctcactgcttacttctaactccttgctccaaacagtggttgttcactctttttatagaagagggaagcctccacacttgaagccaaaaacccaagccaacttcttcttccttcaagaaaccggttcggccacacagagagagaagagataaccatgcaataaccaacatgcaattacctctagtccttccttggtcatcactcttcatcaatccgagctctccatccttggcttgctctccaagatggatttctggcccttgatgcttcatgatgatgatgacttcatctgcttcaatctctacctctaccatcacttcgccactctagctacttcctgtggtggttgagcagaatcaaagacaagccatctcCTCCAAGAATCtcaccttgctggccgaatcttcttcttcattttttgagcatgaagagctcAAGATTATCTCACCAAATCTATCCATATTTAGTGATAATCTCAGCCacaactcatttttattttagtatgttttcttgccatcattagcttgatggtcttgatgcatgcagcttcttctttcttttggtaGTTGAACATAGCTTCCATTGTTTCCTGGACAATgaccgaagaagaagaaagagatgagagagaatgtaGAGTTAAAGTAAAAGCAACTAGTTGTAATGAAACAAATTAATGTGAATTGCTTTTTCTTCCCTTGCTTGAGTGGCGTGTTGCATTGATCACATCAATCATGTCACCCATATTCTCTCACTTATGTTTCCAATGCTtgcatattaaaatttgaaatccatcccaAAGAAAagaatggaatccgttggaaagcATGAGGCAAgtgataacatttgctttcctgatgcaTTTTGGATTCGGATCATGCATGGAaacattcatcaaaattaaaattgggcTTGGTAGAAACAATATTGATTTTGGCCCAATAATATTTTGATTCAGACTAAGTATTGGATCACTTAGCAAAGATTTATAATTGGGCTTGTAACCACAAGCATTAAGTCTGGCCCAACACAAGATCAATAATTCAGCCAAACTTCATTGATTAATATTTGAACCAATGCTAAGCAAAAATTCACACTTGGGGCTTGTaatcatttatattttattttcggcccaattaaaaacctgcacagcaaaattaatttaattcataTATCAATCAAAATTGGattaataattttgctgttaataatgtttgatcatcatcaatttaatttagagttttcctaACTCATCAAAAACAAAACTAAGAAATCATACCCGCCAAACTTGGTGATGTGGGGAGGAAGATAACAGTAAAGAGGAGCTCAATGGTGTTTCTTGCAACATCAAAAGCTTCCTTTGTTGTTCGTTGAGAGGTGAAGCTTCTGATTGGAATATGATAGCAAATGGGATTGGTAAAATAATATCAGAGGCTGAACAAGGGGGAGGAGTGAAAATAGGAGCCAAGCTTTCATTGTCTCCAACAGGAAATTCAAGGCCCTTTGATTTCAAACTCCGCTTAAAAGAAGAGTAATAATGGTCAAGGCACCTTCTAAAACAACAATAAGGCACATACCGTGCATGGGTTTATGTGTCGAATGAGTGCAGTGTTAAGGAGCTTTTGCTTGCCCTCATCAAGTGTTTGATGCATAACGGTGAACACTCTAGAGTCTCTAGCTTGAGTGTGGATGAACTGAAGCTAATGGTGCGACAATTCTTGACCAAGAAAAGGTATCTGGTAGTCCTTGAATACCTTGGAAAACTCAAGATTGGGATGAGATACAAGATGCTTTTCCAAACCACAATGCGGCATGGATCGCTATGCTTTTCCAAACCACAATGACTTTCCTCCCAGTGAGTGGACATGGCTTCTTAACTTGTTCAAATTGGTTCGGGTACTGGATCTTGGAAAAAACAGTTGCAGCAATGTCCCTTCCAACTTGGACTTATTTATCCATTTAAGGTATTTAAGAATATGCCCAAAAACTGATTCCTTCAACGTTCCGGATTCTATATGCGCACTTCAAAATTTACAAACTCTCCACATATACGCTTTATATCCCTGAAGAACTCTGGTCTTTGATTTCCCTGAGACAAGTAAAAGTTGTGATACCCTCCCCTGCATTGTATCTTGCGCTACAAAATTTAgaaatgaaggatggatgtgagctCATTGTCGAATAGTAGTAACTATAGTTGAGTTTGAATCAAAATATATGTACTATAAATTCTTCATACATTATCATCTACTGAGTCATTATTCTTCTAGACGAGTATTGCTCTTCAGTTTGTTTCATCCACTGAGTCATTGCTAATGTTTTCAGATTTGTTCCGTTATGCCACTAGTTGTGAGAAGTGAGAACAATTGGGAGTTATTTGTGTTAATAGATCATTGTTGCTCCATCCGGTTTTGGAGCTTTTAATCTAAGATTATTACATTGAAATTATCGGGTGGGTCATTTCACTTGGCCTCGTCAGGTGTCTATACATTCGTTGGGACTTGGGAGGTCTCATTACGTGGGGACACCTTGACTTAATCGGGTTTGGAATTCGCTGGGTCGGAAGTGTATCAAGTGGGtctttggttctaattgtgttgggcTAGAACATATTATGATGATGTgttacaataataatattaatattggaTGTCTCATTCTATAATATAATTTTGTGTATATAATTAGataatttcatataaaaaattatgatatatattgATGTCAACTTAATTATAGATAATAATCTCTTTTATACTATAGATCTAGTATTAATGTAACAagtttattaaaacaaaaatcttGTAAATTTAGGTATAATAGCTCATTATAACAATATATTcttcttttctatatattataatgAAAGTGAAGCTTCACATTTAATTTATAGCTTGTCAACAATTTTATATCTATGTATATGCCATAATTTAATCAACGACTTCTATCGGAAGAACAAAGTTTAAATTTATGATCTAGAAAATTATGGTAGCAATCAGTAACTAATAACTAACCAAGGTTATGTGTTGTTTGTTGCAAGCATATATAAATAGGCGACCACTCTGATAAACATatcaaaaatgtctttttttaaagacaGTATACGTGTTACATTACTATTGGACAAAATATTAAACTGgtcaataaaatattttgaataaatcaaaataaaatcaatttattataattatcatATCCGATTCAATCCGATCGGTTTACATAATCTGAAccaaatcatatttaaattttttatgaaaatgacAAATATATCCTTAATTTTTATTTGGCAAACATTTAAATctataaaaatgtaaaattacaattaaatccttaaaaaaataaaacctaaCCCTAGACTCTTGCTAACCCAAACCCAAGCCCAAGCCAAGGCAAACCCAATCTCaatggctcaccaatctctcaatCTAACCCCAAAAAAGCCCTACCCTTTCACTACCCACCCCACCCAGTAAGAACTTCATTCTCGTTCTCCTCTCTTAGTAGCAATCTAATGAAAGCTAGAAATCAATTTCATAAGAGCTTCATTCATATAGTGCGTTATCCTCTCCTTTTTCTCGCGAAGTCAATTGTGTGAGGGCGCAAACCACTTCTTTGGAATCCTCACCGCCGTGGTGCTCCCCCTCCGTCAATTCCAGTAGTCTCGTCATCCCCATTGTTGTATCCATCACTGAGCCACTTCCCCGCCCTTCCTCCATGATTGCGCGCACCACTTCATTAGGTTTGCTAATCCCTCTTCCAATTTGGTTGAGTTTTCTTCTTGGTTTCACTTTTCAGTTTAGCTCAGATTGATGTTTTTCTTCTTGATTGGGTATATATAGTCAAGAATCAGATTTGGAATTATAAAACGACGTAGTTTGGTGGATTGAAGAAAAGGGCAAAAAAGGAAAAGACTCGGACCAGTTTATTTAAACCAGCTAGGTCAAACCGGATTTAAAGTAtctagtttaaaaataaattttattaaccgGTTTTATAAAACACCAATCATAAAGTGACACGTCAGTAACTTTAAAAAAAGTTGTTTTTGTCAACTTTATGTGAGTCTCCcccatataaataattagaagagaTGCATTGAAGATGTgaatgaaaatggaaagaaaggtTGATTCTCATTGAGTAATACAATTTTAAGTGACGAATAGTCGAATATGGTAAAAATTGGGGCAGTTGACTTCATGTGAAtttgatagttgagagccgttagataaaaatttaattaaataagttaaattatttaacaactctcaattatcaacttcacgtgaagtcgactataCCCGAGTTTTTACCAAAAAACATATATACAACTATACAAGTGAGCTAAGAGCAACTAAAATCAAGTTGGAAGAGTCAGTTTAAGTAAGTACCAGCGATTCAAATCTCGTTATGCAGTAATTTATTAATCATTAAATGGAATTTTCATTCAGTGAGGGAACAGTCTTTCGTTGTTTGCTTTCAATTTGGTTCGTTTTTTGGTTTTgccataaaaaaaagtaaaaaacctTGAACTAAACCAAATCGAACCGGTAAATAACCCTAAATCACAAAAATACCCTTGCGTATTATAATCCCTAGCGTCTCCATTAAAAGTCAAAACTGCCTAGCTCTCCTCCACTCTCCAGTCTTCGCCGGCGAGCCCCAGTGGCTCCAGTGCCCTCACTCCTTTCCATTTTTTGCTGCTATCGAGCCAGCAGGTAGCAGCATCTTCACCCCTGCGCCATCGCGTCGAGCCCCTTTGCCCTCCATTGTCGAGCCCCTGTATCGTCGTCCCCTGCGCCGTCGTCGTGTCGAGCCCCGTCCAGCCGTCGTCGTGTCGAGCCCCGTCCAGCCATCTTCGTCCAGCGCCTTTCCCTCTCTGGCAGCCACCGCGTCTTCCTCCACTCCTCTCTGCACTCTGCCACTCTCTGTCTGCATCATCAAGAATGGAGCCTCTGACTCAGGTGGCAAAGAAACCGTGCATCAAAAAAActgggagacattctcattgtgGCCTCTATCACCAAAGCCCTCTCCGAATCAGGAGGAACACgcaacctctctccctctctcaaaCTCACACATTCCATCATCCTCAACGTCCTCTccaacccctctctccacccTTCCAACAAGCTTCATTTCTTCCTCTGGTCTCGTTCCCATTCCTCCTCCCCTCCGCCCTCTGTCGCTGCCTACACCACCCTCTTCTGCACTCTCTCCCACCCTGCCCACCTCCACCATGTCCCGGCCCTCCTCCATTCCCTCAATCAAGACTCCCTCCTTCTTGATTCCCACTCTTTCAAGCTTCTCCTCAATGCCTCCATCCTCTCTTTTAACTTTGATTTGGCTCTACAACTCTTGGATTACATGCAAGATCTTGGCAGCAACCTGCAACCTCACATCTATAGCTCTGTCCTCGTTGCTCTCATTAGGAAGAACCAAGTCCCATTGGCTTTGTCCATCTTTTTCAAGCTTCTTGATTCTACTACTGATGGTTTTGATTCCAATACAACCAATGAATTGTTGGTTTCTCTTAGGAAAGCAAGCATGAAGGTGGAGTTCAAACAAGTTTTTGATAGGCTTAGAGAGAAGAAAGGTTTTTATTTTGATACTTGGGGCTACAACATTTGCATCTATGCATTTGGTTGTTGGGGTGATCTTGGTGCTTCTTTGACCCTCTTCAAGGAGATGAAgctgaaggagaaagagaaggagttATTGGATTATGGTTCCTGCGGCCACACTTGTTCTCCTGTTGAACTTGATTTGTGCACTTATAACAGTCTCATTAGTGTGCTTTGTAAGGTTGGCAGAGTCAATGATGCACTTAAAGTGTTTCAAGAGCTTAAAGAAGGATCTGGCCATGAACCTGATGAGTTCACTTATAGGATCCTTGTGCAAGGTTGTTCCAAGACTTACAGAGTACATGATGCCACCATGATTTTCAATGAGATGCAGAATAATAGATTTCGCCCGGATCCTGTTATTTATAATTCTATGCTTGATGGACTCTTCAAGGCTAGAAAGGTTACAGAAGCTTGCCAACTGTTTGAGAAAATGGTTGAAGAAGGCACGAAGGCATCTTGCTGGACATATAACATTCTGGTTGATGGCTTGCTTAAAAATGGGAGACCTAAAGCTGCATATACTCTCTTCTGCGACCTCAAGAAGAAAGGCCAGTTCGTCGATGGGGttactgacgttaggatttttgctagtaaaaaattttataaaaatagtcgcgttgtagatatagattctaaaccaacagaaatcccttcgtacaaacgttttggttgtcacaagtaacaaaccccttaaaaattgttaaccgagtattcaaacctcgggtcgtcttctcaaggaactgcaagaaagtatgttcttattattggctataaaggttgtaatcggagtttagaaggtgagaggctagtgatttaaatgacaagtaaagtaaatggcaattaaaataaataaaactgtaaagcaaacttttggcaaggtaagagaaattggaagtccaacttagttatctctctcaacaataatgaaagttgaatctaaattccacttagtcaacctttaaggcaaagaaaagtcaagggactaattagtttgaccttcgaatcctatttatttcctaagaaaaagttgggattattgaagttcagttcaattagcaagataacgattatcaattatgctgcgTTGGtgactgttgagttactaatttcttaaccaagaccaaaaagggaaaagtaaattgctggaataagaATATCCTTAGATGGAAGCCAATAGGAACatgaattaaagagagcaatcataaactggaatacctcaaatatcattaattcaaataacaatttgtaacatggaataattcataaattaaattataaaagtaaataatcaactcaagtgctggaataaatacataaaagtgaaaagggaagtttaaaacaaagaaacataaaacctggatcgagagtcactcttacaaactaagagaagtcctaaatcctaagagagagagaggagagaacctctctcaagactaaatctaaatcatgggaaGTAACAAAAGATGCGAgttctctttgaatggatgcattcctacactttatagcctctaatctgtgtgttctgtacttggatctgggccaaaagggcttcagaaatcgctgggggcgtattctgtgaattctggtacgtggcctctgtcacgcgtccgcgtgggtcacagggtcgcgtcattcggagcatttccttgccacgcggtcgcgtcagtcacgcgtccgcgtcatatacgttctgcttaaggcacgcagtcgcgtcagtcatgcggccgcgtcgctgcttctttgcttctggcacgcgatcgcgtcagtcatgcgatcgcgtggatgccagttcctTCAGGAACTCCGTTTCGCACttcccttccatttttgtacgtttccttttccatcctttaagtcattctgccttagaaaatctgaaactactcaacacactaatcacggcatcgaatggaaataaaggtaattaaaataattaattttaaagcttaggaaacatgtttttcacatacatcacataataaggaagggagagtaaaaccatgcaattaatatgaataagtgggtgaaggattgaataaatcactcaaactaagcacaaaataactcatgaaatatgggtttatcagttacTTACAGCATCATTGTGCTGCAATTTTGTCGAAAGGGTCAACTTGAGGAGGCACTACAATTGGTGGAAGAGATGGAAAGCAGAGGTTTTGTTGTTGATCTCACTACGATAACATCGCTCTTGATTAGCATTCATAGACATGGTCGCTGGGTTTGGACGGACAGGCTTATGAGGCATGTGAGGGAGAGTGATCTGGTGCTTAGTGTTCTCAAGTGGAAAGTTGGAATGGAGGCTTCTTTGAAGAACCCAAAGAGCAAGAGAAAGAATTATTCGCCAATGTTCCCTTCCAAAGGAGACTTTAGTGACGTCATGAGCTTCATAACTAATGCTCAGGACGTCACCCTTGATTCACAGCACGATTCGGATTTTCAAGACAAGGAGAGTTCCGGTAACAAATTTGATGAGTGGTCATCATCCCCACACTTGGATAAATTGGCCAAGTCCTTGCTTAGCACTTCCCAGCTGTTTACTCCTTCTCGTGCTCAAAGAGTTCAAGAAAAGGGGCCAGATTCTTTTGATATTGATATGGTGAATACTTTCTTGTCTATATTCCTGGCCAAGGGAAAGTTGAGCTTGGCTTGCAAGTTATTTGAAATTTTCACTGATGCAGGTGTGGATCCTGTGAGTTACACTTTTAATTCTATGATGAGCTCCTTTGTCAAAAGGGGTTATTTCACTGAAGCTTTGGCTATCCTGAACCAAATGGGAGAAAACCTTTGCCCAACTGATATAGCAACATACAATATGATAATTCAAAGTTTAGGAAAGATGGGAAGAGCAGATCTGACCAGTGCTATTCTTGATAGGCTGCTGAAGCAAGGTGGCTATCTCGATGTAGATATGTATAACACACTTATCAATGTTCTTGAAAAGGCAGGCCGAATTGATGAGGCCAACAACTTCTTTGAGCAAATGAAGAGCAGTGGGATAAATCCCGATGTTGTCACATATAATACGTTAATTGAAAGTCACAGCAAGGCAAGACGGTTGAAGGATGCGTATAAGTTCTTGAAAATGATGTTGGATGCTGGGTGTCCTCCTAACCATGTAACGGACATGACATTGGATTATCTGGGAAAGGAAATCGATAAAATGAGATACCAAAAGGCATCAATTTTGAGTTTAATAGATGACGCTTCTTGAATGTAGTTCTCCTTTTTGGTGTTTTACCCCTTCTTTGATCACAGGCAGTgtgctttgttgttgttgatgagtttggaaaactctaatttaaattgatgatgataaaatattattaacagcaaaattattaatttatttttgattaaagtatattaattataataatgttTGCTGTGCAGATTCCTTTATGGGCCGAAcagaacaaaaaatattaaagcaAGTCCATTGGAATAATTTTCATTCAGCCTTGATGTTAAACCATTGTGATCATAAAGACTGAAACAATGTTTTGTTTTTATTGGGCCAAATTGATCCATTATTGGTACAAGCCCAAGTTAATCATATTTTGCTATTCCCCCAATGCATGATCTGAAAATaatccatcaggaaagcaaatgttgctATTTGCCCTATGTCTTCAACGGATCTCTTCTTTAAGCATGAGATGGAACTCAAAGTTTTATTGAGAAGAATTAATACATGCATTAGAAACATAAATAAGAGAGAGAGTATGAGTGACATGATTGATTTGCTTTGTGATGCACGCCACTCaagcaagggaagtaaaagcaactttttccacttaatttgtttaattcatttaattgcttctcttccatttattttttctctttcattcattctttctttcctctCTTTCGGACAATACCCAGAAAACCATGGAAGCTACATTGAGCTACCGAAAAGAAGGAAAGGCACGTCTAAAGACCAtctcaatgatggcaagaaaacataaaaaaaaatgcagTGGCTAAGATCTTTAAACCATGAAAGGAAAGATATGGTGATGAGATCTCagcctctccataccaaaaatggttaaggagattcggccagcagGAAAGAAGATCTTGAAGGGATGGCTTGTCACTGCTTTTgggttcactcatcacagaaggtagctagggtggctacgtgagggaggaagcaaaagtggagcagaagaagccatcatcatcatgaaacatcaagggccagaaatccatcttggagagcaagccaaggatggagtgctcggattgatgaagagtgatgaccaaggaaggactagaggtaattgcatgttgggttttgcatgagttatctcttctctctctctggccgaaccggttctgtttcttggagaagaagaagttggcttggtttttggcttcaaaattggaggcttccctcttctataaagAGAGGGAACAGCCACGGTTTGGAGCAGGGAGaaagtttgagagtgcaaggcacagtgttctcagaagctacctgagctaacagatttctcttttccttcaatgtattctattttgtattttttttctgtttaattttgtcatgtcttgagtctcatggaaaaaggcaaacagtgaggtttgtgtgAAAAAatccatagagcgaaaaaaggcagagagtgcaaaattaaaagaaaaagccatagatggtctcagagttcctttgttcatctatgttgtgtttcatgattctgtgggaatatctttgtaagttgggttagcactttacagtctgtaatcaagaagattatagtgaaattccatcatggttgtgatggagactggatgtaggctgcactgcacttagcagctgaaccaggatatatctgggtctaattttctctcttctctactccatttctgtttctactgtaCAGAagctaaaactgaaaaatatctcgtgccaagtgacgagacaaaaataaaagtctcgtggctagggacgagacaaaaatcaaaaGGTCTCATGAAGACCAGCAAGTGTTACTTttcaaaaagggggctaagattcaacccctcccttctcttagccactgaaaaccatcaattggtatcagagcttggtctcaaagagatcaagctttgtagcttggagtaaagatcctcatagCAGAAAATAGTGGCTGACtgaaggacaatcaagcaacagacctcctattttcaatgggaaaaactatacctattagAAGGaaaggatgaagatatttgtacaagc
Coding sequences:
- the LOC112732666 gene encoding pentatricopeptide repeat-containing protein At4g01570-like, yielding MERKSSPASPSGSSALTPFHFLLLSSQQVAASSPLRHRVEPLCPPLSSPCIVVPCAVVVSSPVQPSSCRAPWQRNRASKKLGDILIVASITKALSESGGTRNLSPSLKLTHSIILNVLSNPSLHPSNKLHFFLWSRSHSSSPPPSVAAYTTLFCTLSHPAHLHHVPALLHSLNQDSLLLDSHSFKLLLNASILSFNFDLALQLLDYMQDLGSNLQPHIYSSVLVALIRKNQVPLALSIFFKLLDSTTDGFDSNTTNELLVSLRKASMKVEFKQVFDRLREKKGFYFDTWGYNICIYAFGCWGDLGASLTLFKEMKLKEKEKELLDYGSCGHTCSPVELDLCTYNSLISVLCKVGRVNDALKVFQELKEGSGHEPDEFTYRILVQGCSKTYRVHDATMIFNEMQNNRFRPDPVIYNSMLDGLFKARKVTEACQLFEKMVEEGTKASCWTYNILVDGLLKNGRPKAAYTLFCDLKKKGQFVDGVTDVRIFAITYSIIVLQFCRKGQLEEALQLVEEMESRGFVVDLTTITSLLISIHRHGRWVWTDRLMRHVRESDLVLSVLKWKVGMEASLKNPKSKRKNYSPMFPSKGDFSDVMSFITNAQDVTLDSQHDSDFQDKESSGNKFDEWSSSPHLDKLAKSLLSTSQLFTPSRAQRVQEKGPDSFDIDMVNTFLSIFLAKGKLSLACKLFEIFTDAGVDPVSYTFNSMMSSFVKRGYFTEALAILNQMGENLCPTDIATYNMIIQSLGKMGRADLTSAILDRLLKQGGYLDVDMYNTLINVLEKAGRIDEANNFFEQMKSSGINPDVVTYNTLIESHSKARRLKDAYKFLKMMLDAGCPPNHVTDMTLDYLGKEIDKMRYQKASILSLIDDAS